The genomic region GCCGACGTCGGGTTTTCAGCCCTCGGTGAGCAGCACCTGAAGAACATAGCCGATCCGGTTCGCGTGTATCGCGTCCTGCTCGATCCCTCCGAGGCGGGCAAGATTGTCGCCGCACCCGCCCGCCGGGCCGGACGGCGGGCTATCGTCTTGGCAACGCTCGCAGCGCTGTTGATCGCGATCACCGCGATTGTGGTGGCATGGCAATGGCAATTTGCGCCGCAACGTGCAACGATCGCGGTACTTCCGTTCGCCAACTTGAGCGGCGACCCCCGCCAGGATTATTTCACCGATGGAATCACCGACGATCTGATCACCGATCTTGCCAAGCTTTCGGACCTCGACGTCATCTCCCAGAATTCGGTGTTTGCCTACAAAGGCAAGCCCCGCGTTCTGGCAGACATCAAACGCGATCTCGGTGTCCAGTTTGTCGTTGAGGGCAGCGTGCGGCGGACCGACGGTCAGATCCGCGTCAACGCGCAACTGATCGATGCGGCAAGCGGCGACAATCTGTGGGCCAACCGATTTGCCCGCGGCGGGGCGGACGTGTTTGCCGTGCAGGACGAGATGAGCCGGCAGATCGCCGAAGCGCTCGGCCTGAAACTCACTCCGTCCGAGGCCGAGCGGATTGCCCGGCCGCCGACAGCAAATCTCGAGGCATACGACTACTACCTGCGGGCCGAGCAGGCGACGCGGACCGGCCGCCGTTCCCGGCTGCTCGAGGCGCTGGCGCTCTTCGACAAGGCGCAGGCCCTCGACCCCGGTTTTGCGGCGGCCTTCGCGGCGGACGCGCACGCTACCGCCTATGTCTGGCGGAGCGCCTACGACGACGTTCTACAGAGCGCGCCGGCGCGAAAAAGGGCCTACGACAAGGCAAGTCGCGCGCTGGCGCTCGACCCCGAACTTCCATCACCGTACGCTGTCCTTGCCGTCATGCAGGTCGTGGACCGCCGTTACGAACAGGCAATCATTTCGGCGCAGAAGGCGGTGTCCCTTGGATCCGCCGATGCCGAAGCTTATATGGCGCTCGCATACGTTCAACTGGTCTCCGGTAAGCATGACGGAGCCGCTGCGGCCGTCGAGACGGCGCTCCAGCATGATCCGAACCTCTCCGCCATCGACCGATACACTGCTGGTCTGGTTTTTTATCTGCTGCGCGACTACGCGAAGGCCATCGACAATTTCGAACGCGCCCGAGATGGTTCGCCGGGAAACGGCGAGTTCGTTACCCCTCTTGCCATGGCCTATGTCCGTGGCGGCCGCCTTGATGACGCCCGCGCGGCTGTCGCCGAGGGAATCCGCCTTCAGGCCGGGCGCGATTGCCTGGCAGGCTGGCGGCTCAGCTACGCCCACTTCCGCAAGCAGGATCTTGCGTTTATCCTCGATGGCTTGCGCGAGGCCGGCCTGCCGGAGTGGCCGTTCGGTTTCAAAGGCGACGAGCGTAACCGGCTGAACGGGGACGAAATCGCAAGCACCGTCATAGGCAAACTGCTGCGGGGCAAGACCGAGCCCTCAGGAAGCCAGGCACTCATGCAAATCGGCCTCGATGGCAGCGCGGCATTCCGCTCGTCGACGCAGTTGATGACCGAAACGGTTTCCATCAATGGAGACATGCTCTGCGAGCAAAGCGAGAATGCATTCGGTCAAGCAGATTGCGGTCCGGTCTACAGACGTGCCAACTCGGACGACGAGACCATCTATGCCTATGTGAACTCGACCAAGGTCTTCTATTTCTCGCCCGTGAAATAGAAGACCTGGTCGATCTTTTGTCAGTGATACTGATCCATTTCGAGATCGGCCGCGACCTTCGGCCAATTGTCGTCTGCCTTCGCCACGGCGTCTTCCGCGTGGGCGGCGAACCCCTCCGCATGCTTCTTGTCGTAGATCAGGTAAAGCTTGCCGTCGATGATCTTGAAGGCTTCCGGATCGATGTTGACCGTGACCGACCCATTGATCACCTCGCCCGCGCAGTAGCCGCCATACTGAGGCGCGTATTTGAGAGGCTCACTTATGAACATGTCGCGGTGTTCGGTGTTGGCGAAATGCCACGGCGTCCCCAGCCATTCGTAGGAGAATTTCTCTGATCCCTTCGTCGCCTTGCCTGCGGTGAAGTAGGCGACCGTGTCGTACCCCATGATCGCCACACCGCCGAAGTAGCCCGTGTTCACCGAGTCATCGGCGAAGGCAGGCGACCCACCGACAACCGCTGCCACTACCAAGACGGTCCCCGCCACAGAGCGTCCAATGCCTCGTGCGCGGCTTCTGGTCATTACTTCCATCTGAGCCTCCTGTTCAATCGTGGATTTCCATGCATTTCGCGTAACCCTGGTCGCCGAGGAGGCTGGCCGGAGGGCAGGTCGCGCCGTGCCGCTTGAACAGCCGGACGATGTCTGTGTTGCCCTTCCAGAATGCCCGCGCGATCGGCGTGTAGCCGTGAACCTCCGCGTGACCGACATCAGCGCCCTTGGCGAGCAGAAACTCGGCGAGGGCTGCGTGGTTTTCCTCACCGGCCACCATCAGCGGCGTCACCCCCGCCTTGTTGGCCGCGTCGTCAAGCGTCGCACCGTGGTCGAGCAGCAGCTTGCTGATCGGCAAGCTGCCGGAAAAGGCCGCGGCATGAAGGGGCGTAAAGCCGCCAGAATTGCGAGCCATGACGTCGGCATCTTTGCGGATCAGCAGTTCGGCTATGGCGAGCTTGTCTGCGAGGGCGGCGTTGATGAGAGGCGTCCCCTGGTCTCGTGCCCGACTGTCGACATCGGCACCCGCAGCCAGAGTCCGCTCGACGGCGACGGTGTCTCCCGCTGCAACGGCATCGAACAAGGGATCACCTGCGGCGGCCATTGTCGCCGCAAAAAACAACGCTACCGATGCAAGCAGCCGGCCCATGACTCCACCTTGGATGTTTCTAGTGAAAATAACACAAAATATAAGAGAAGCCTAAAACAACCTCGGCGCGCTAAGGGCGGGTTGTCAAATCAACGTTTCAGAAAGATAGTTCGCCCGAAGGTGTCGGGGCGAGTGGTGTTGTGCTCGTGCTCCATTCCAGCCGGTCACCGCCCGAAAGACAGTTATCGCGAACATGTCTCCCCTGCATAATGCCGAGAAAATGCTCGGCCTCGCGGCGGACGACGTCACTCAGGCGCTTTTAAGGGGAGGTCATGCGGTCTAGTACCGGCATCCCAGCGATGAGGCAGGCGGCGCCCGTCCATGCGAGCTTGCAGAGGAAGTGCAGCGCCTGGTCTACGTCCCATCCGAACTTCTTGCCGCATTTCGCCGCATCGATACGGAAGTGGATCGCCGTCTCGGCGACGCCGAAGACCACCGCCCAATGGAGAAGCTCGGGATTCGAGAGGCCGGCGACGGCGATCGCCACCGCGACAAAGCCGCCATGGATTCCCGCATGGGCCATCAGCACCTGCCGCGACGGCACTCCGGGGATTGGATTCCTACAGTTCTTGCCGTCCGCGATGAACTGCGACTGCAGGGCGAAAGTCGCCCAGATAATGGGCGAACATCATGCGTGCGTAGAGTTCCAAAGCCGTCATCGTATCACTCCCCAGCTCGCGTCGACATGGTCACGAGAACGGCGCTGAAAGAGCGTCCTGTAGCCAGATGAGGCTATCGTGTCTCGTTACCTGCGGACTTAGGTTCTTGGCTGCGAGGACATTGTTCACTAGCCGCTCCGCCTCAGTGAGACCACCCCAGCTCCACAGTCGCAAGGGGGAGGCCTGGGAACGCCTGCAGCCCCTGTCGCGAAATTTCACCTGATCGCTTGAAGACCCAACTCAGAACGGAAATTCGCCATTCCTACTCCGCAGCATACGAAACATCGGAAGCAGGAAGAAATTCCTATAATTGACCTAGATCGGCACTTTAGGAGAGTCTAATCGGCAGTTTTCCGAAAGGCAGGGTTTTTCGAAAAATTGGAATCTGCTCTTCATCAGCTTGCTCCACCTTGACGGAGCAGATTCTTTGCGAAATGCTAAGACGTCAGACCAATTTGAAAAGCTGGTGCTTTAAGAATCAATCGGTGAACCATGAAGGCACATGTCGGCGATACCCCCTTGATCCGGCCGCTTCCCGCCATGGATCGTGCGCGTCAGGTGACCGAGGCGCTGGCTCACTATGTTGAGGCGGCGAAGCTTAAGGCAGGCGACAGGCTGCCTGCCGAACGTGAACTTATGGCAGCCCTTGCTGTGGGTCGTTCGACTATTCGCGAGGCGATCCGGCACTTTCAGGCGCTGGGAGTGATTGAGACGCGCATGGGAAGCGGCACCTACCTGTTGAAACCGGTTTCCAAGGCGACCATCCACATGCCGCTGTCGCTTGACACGGCGCATCTTCGTGACGTCCTTCTGCAGACGCTGGAGGTTCGCCGCGGCATCGAATGCGAAGCAGGCATGGTGGCTGCGCGGCGCAGAACGGCCGGCGACCTCGCCGTCATCGAAGAGAAGCTCGATGAAATGGAGCGCGTGCACCAAGCGAAGGGCACGTCCGGTCCCGAAGACCTCGCCTTTCACATGGCTGTTTATGACGCAACCCATAATCCGCTGTTCGGCCAGCTTCTTGAGCAGATGCGCGAGACCTTCGAGCGCTTTTGGACTCATCCATTCGACCGGGAAGACTTTGCGCGCCGGTCCTTTCCGTTCCACCGCACGCTTTTCAACGCCATCGTTGCCCAGGACGCCGAGGCTGCCCGCGAAGAAACATTGAAAATCCTCGAGGTTGTCGAGGAAGACATCAAGGAAATGTCCAAATGAGCAACGGCTTGGAACCCTTCGAGCTTGCTTCGCTGATCACCGCCCATGACGAGGGCAACTTCGCGGATGCGGTCGTTCCGCCGATTTTTCAGACGTCGCTTTTCACCTTCTCCGACTACGATGACATGATCGCTTCCTATCGCGGCGAGAAGGTGCGGCCGATCTATACGCGTGGGCTTAATCCGACTGTGCGGATGTTCGAGGAGATGCTTGCCAAGCTCGAGGGCGCGGAAGATGCCCTCGGCTTTGCGAGCGGCATGGCGGCGATCTCATCGGCGGTCCTGAGCTTTGTAGAGCCCGGTGACCGGATCGTAGCGGTCAAACACGTCTATCCAGACGCTTTCCGCCTGTTTGGCACGATCCTGAAGCGGATGAGGATCGAGGTCAGCTATGTCGACGGGCGCGACGAGGAGGCAGTCGCCAAGGCGCTGCCCGGTGCGAGGCTCTTCTACATGGAAAGCCCGACGAGCTGGGTCATGGAGGCCCATGACGTTGGCTCGCTTGTGGCACTCGCCAAGCGGCATGACGCCGTTACCATGATCGACAACAGCTGGGCGAGCCCCTTCTTCCAACGGCCGCTGACATCAGGGGTCGATCTCGTTATCCATTCGGCTTCAAAATATCTCGGCGGCCACAGCGACGTCGTCGCCGGCGTTATTGCCGGTTCCAAGGAGATGATCGCGCGCATCAAGGCCGAGGCCTATCCCTATCTCGGCGCCAAGCTTTCGCCCTTCGACGCCTGGCTTCTCATCCGCGGTCTGCGGACGCTGCCGCTTCGCATGAAGGCCCACGAGGCTGCGGCGATGACCATCGCCCAGCGCCTGCAGAAATTCGATGTCGTCGAGCAGGTCTGTCATCCGGGACTTTCCAATCGTCTGCCCACTGGCCTCAACGGCACATCAGGGCTCTTTTCGTTCATTTTCCGCGAAGGTGTCGATATCCGCGCCTTTGCCGACCACCTCAAGCTTTTCAAACTGGGTGTAAGCTGGGGTGGGCATGAAAGCCTGATCGTACCGGGCGAGGTTGTGCTCCAGCAGAAAGCGCAGCCGAATTCCGCGCATGCCTTTGGCATTCATCCGCGGTCCGTACGCCTCCATGTCGGCCTTGAAGGAACCGAGGCACTGTGGAGGGATATCGAAGAGGCGATAGCCGCCGCTTCATAACCCGTCAACTGAAAGAACACCGAAAAGGGGGAATGAGCATGAAGAGACTGATAACTGCAACGCTCTTCGCAGCGATGATGGCAGGCACGGCTTTTGCCGATACGACGCTGAAACTCGTTGAAGTCATCACCAGCCCGGAGCGCACCGAGACCCTCAAATC from Rhizobium gallicum bv. gallicum R602sp harbors:
- a CDS encoding adenylate/guanylate cyclase domain-containing protein; translation: MERRLTAILSADVVGYSLLMGEDEGGTLDRLKACRRELVDPAIKEFHGRIIKLMGDGTLVEFASVVDAVRCAAVIQREMAGRDQGVSETKRIQFRVGVNLGDIIVEGDDIYGDGVNIAARLQGIAPPGGICISGTAFDHAAHKADVGFSALGEQHLKNIADPVRVYRVLLDPSEAGKIVAAPARRAGRRAIVLATLAALLIAITAIVVAWQWQFAPQRATIAVLPFANLSGDPRQDYFTDGITDDLITDLAKLSDLDVISQNSVFAYKGKPRVLADIKRDLGVQFVVEGSVRRTDGQIRVNAQLIDAASGDNLWANRFARGGADVFAVQDEMSRQIAEALGLKLTPSEAERIARPPTANLEAYDYYLRAEQATRTGRRSRLLEALALFDKAQALDPGFAAAFAADAHATAYVWRSAYDDVLQSAPARKRAYDKASRALALDPELPSPYAVLAVMQVVDRRYEQAIISAQKAVSLGSADAEAYMALAYVQLVSGKHDGAAAAVETALQHDPNLSAIDRYTAGLVFYLLRDYAKAIDNFERARDGSPGNGEFVTPLAMAYVRGGRLDDARAAVAEGIRLQAGRDCLAGWRLSYAHFRKQDLAFILDGLREAGLPEWPFGFKGDERNRLNGDEIASTVIGKLLRGKTEPSGSQALMQIGLDGSAAFRSSTQLMTETVSINGDMLCEQSENAFGQADCGPVYRRANSDDETIYAYVNSTKVFYFSPVK
- a CDS encoding YHS domain-containing (seleno)protein — protein: MEVMTRSRARGIGRSVAGTVLVVAAVVGGSPAFADDSVNTGYFGGVAIMGYDTVAYFTAGKATKGSEKFSYEWLGTPWHFANTEHRDMFISEPLKYAPQYGGYCAGEVINGSVTVNIDPEAFKIIDGKLYLIYDKKHAEGFAAHAEDAVAKADDNWPKVAADLEMDQYH
- a CDS encoding ankyrin repeat domain-containing protein is translated as MGRLLASVALFFAATMAAAGDPLFDAVAAGDTVAVERTLAAGADVDSRARDQGTPLINAALADKLAIAELLIRKDADVMARNSGGFTPLHAAAFSGSLPISKLLLDHGATLDDAANKAGVTPLMVAGEENHAALAEFLLAKGADVGHAEVHGYTPIARAFWKGNTDIVRLFKRHGATCPPASLLGDQGYAKCMEIHD
- a CDS encoding FadR/GntR family transcriptional regulator; this translates as MKAHVGDTPLIRPLPAMDRARQVTEALAHYVEAAKLKAGDRLPAERELMAALAVGRSTIREAIRHFQALGVIETRMGSGTYLLKPVSKATIHMPLSLDTAHLRDVLLQTLEVRRGIECEAGMVAARRRTAGDLAVIEEKLDEMERVHQAKGTSGPEDLAFHMAVYDATHNPLFGQLLEQMRETFERFWTHPFDREDFARRSFPFHRTLFNAIVAQDAEAAREETLKILEVVEEDIKEMSK
- a CDS encoding PLP-dependent transferase gives rise to the protein MSNGLEPFELASLITAHDEGNFADAVVPPIFQTSLFTFSDYDDMIASYRGEKVRPIYTRGLNPTVRMFEEMLAKLEGAEDALGFASGMAAISSAVLSFVEPGDRIVAVKHVYPDAFRLFGTILKRMRIEVSYVDGRDEEAVAKALPGARLFYMESPTSWVMEAHDVGSLVALAKRHDAVTMIDNSWASPFFQRPLTSGVDLVIHSASKYLGGHSDVVAGVIAGSKEMIARIKAEAYPYLGAKLSPFDAWLLIRGLRTLPLRMKAHEAAAMTIAQRLQKFDVVEQVCHPGLSNRLPTGLNGTSGLFSFIFREGVDIRAFADHLKLFKLGVSWGGHESLIVPGEVVLQQKAQPNSAHAFGIHPRSVRLHVGLEGTEALWRDIEEAIAAAS